From Rhodamnia argentea isolate NSW1041297 chromosome 10, ASM2092103v1, whole genome shotgun sequence, a single genomic window includes:
- the LOC115732866 gene encoding disease resistance protein Pik-1-like — MTKKKVVVKASMNGRNQKFSLFPNFRRQDNRLKGLRIATAVSGFQSLSLKGTHRDVIEVTVDGVDAVELTSKLRKSVGYANLKTVMKVKDGKEQEEKKPKKDEPPKSAALPVVWTYPPYVGMKL, encoded by the exons ATGACTAAG AAAAAGGTTGTGGTTAAGGCGTCAATGAACGGTAGGAATCAGAAGTTCTCACTCTTTCCAAATTTTAGAAGGCAAGATAATCGCCTGAAGGGTCTTCGAATTGCAACGGCTGTCTCTGG GTTCCAATCGTTGAGTCTAAAAGGAACGCATCGAGACGTGATTGAAGTAACAGTGGACGGAGTTGATGCGGTCGAGCTCACTAGTAAGCTTCGCAAGAGCGTGGGTTATGCGAATTTGAAGACGGTAATGAAAGTCAAAGATGGGAAGGAGCAAGAAGAGAAGAAGCCCAAGAAGGACGAGCCACCCAAGTCGGCGGCGCTGCCAGTTGTCTGGACATATCCACCGTACGTCGGGATGAAGCTTTAA
- the LOC115750616 gene encoding glycine-rich RNA-binding protein 4, mitochondrial-like, producing MDRTRALTAQNPNQTFSLRRFCSPPMSCSSPSNSKLFVGGMSWSVDEKSLKDAFSSFGEVTEVKILNDKAIGRSSGFGFVCFTNQPEATSAKDAIDGKALLGQPLRISYALEKVRDAPVVVHRLSSIGNGTSLKQ from the exons ATGGACAGGACTAGGGCTTTGACAGCTCAAAACCCAAACCAGACCTTTAGCTTACGCCGCTTTTGTTCTCCACCCATGTCGTGTTCCTCTCCCTCCAATAGCAAACTCTTTGTTGGCG GAATGTCGTGGTCAGTTGATGAGAAGTCCTTGAAAGATGCTTTCTCTTCATTTGGGGAGGTCACTGAAG TTAAGATTTTGAATGACAAAGCCATTGGTAGATCAAGCGGctttggttttgtttgttttacaaaccaACCTGAGGCTACAAGTGCAAAAGATGCCATAGATGGGAAG GCATTGCTAGGCCAACCCTTAAGGATAAGCTACGCTCTTGAAAAGGTCCGTGATGCTCCAGTTGTCGTCCATCGCCTCTCGAGTATTGGCAATGGCACCAGTCTGAAGCAGTGA